A region of Tenuifilum sp. 4138str DNA encodes the following proteins:
- a CDS encoding deoxyhypusine synthase family protein, giving the protein MDSSKPITSFIEKHYLHFNSATLVDAAKAYKAHIESGKKMMITLAGAMSTAELGISLAEMIRQDKVQIISCTGANLEEDLMNLVAHNHYKRVPHYRDLTPQQEWELLQSGLNRVTDTCIPEEEAFRRLQSHLFDVWKEAQDKGERYFPHEYMYKMLKSGVLEQYYQIDPKNSWVIAAAEKNLPIVVPGWEDSTMGNIFASYCITGELKPSIVKSGIEYMMFLADWYTNNAGNKGVGFFQIGGGIAGDFPICVVPMLHQDLERTGVPFWSYFCQISDSTTSYGSYSGAVPNEKITWGKLNIDTPKFIIESDATIVAPLIFAYVLGW; this is encoded by the coding sequence TGCAGCAAAGGCATACAAAGCCCACATTGAGAGCGGCAAGAAGATGATGATTACCCTGGCCGGTGCCATGAGTACCGCTGAGCTTGGTATCAGCTTAGCCGAAATGATACGCCAGGATAAGGTTCAGATCATTTCGTGTACCGGTGCTAACCTTGAGGAGGATTTAATGAACCTGGTTGCCCACAACCACTACAAGCGCGTACCGCACTATCGCGATCTTACCCCACAGCAGGAGTGGGAGTTGCTTCAAAGCGGCCTGAACCGCGTTACCGATACCTGTATTCCTGAGGAGGAAGCATTCCGCAGGCTACAGTCGCACCTATTCGATGTTTGGAAAGAGGCACAGGATAAAGGTGAACGTTACTTCCCTCACGAGTATATGTACAAAATGCTAAAGAGCGGTGTGCTAGAGCAGTACTACCAGATTGACCCAAAGAATTCCTGGGTGATAGCCGCAGCTGAAAAGAATTTACCTATCGTAGTTCCGGGTTGGGAGGACTCAACCATGGGTAACATTTTTGCCTCATACTGCATTACCGGTGAGCTAAAGCCTTCAATTGTAAAATCGGGTATTGAGTATATGATGTTCCTTGCCGACTGGTACACCAACAATGCCGGTAATAAGGGAGTAGGTTTCTTCCAGATAGGCGGAGGTATCGCCGGCGATTTCCCAATTTGTGTGGTTCCCATGCTACATCAGGATCTTGAACGTACCGGAGTTCCTTTCTGGAGCTACTTCTGCCAAATCAGCGACTCAACCACCAGCTATGGCTCTTACTCGGGTGCAGTACCCAATGAGAAAATTACCTGGGGAAAACTCAATATCGATACCCCAAAGTTTATCATTGAGTCCGATGCCACCATTGTGGCACCACTCATTTTTGCCTACGTGCTGGGTTGGTAA
- a CDS encoding mucoidy inhibitor MuiA family protein, whose translation MKRIAGILMLVLQVLPYTISAQKAVEVNSNITDVAVYLDAASVTRKAQVNLPEGRTKISFTSLSPYIDFKTIIVKTPDGVSIEGVNHSNNFIGKKERNEEIEILNKKLKELEAQRKSINTSIAVVNEEISFLNENKTISGKNEAVPVQILKDASAYYGTRLKELRFKSLELNDQLSEVEIKIDEVNRQISTISSKPVLPTGTIDVLLETESIRNGVPIEVSYLVKNAGWLPRYDIRANALNQPLSLVYKANIRQETSENWKNVNLKLSNAEPNVSGVAPKLKTYVLNYGVQPPRYTKTNSRVEGFVRDPDGMPIPGVTIVVPGTTIGTVTNAEGFYTINIPTDSRTLTYSFVGYKTQTLPVNSGRIDVTLEPDEVRLEEVVVTALGVSYADTEQPAYRKSQPKPKVTAAAVSEMGVIEKPTNVEFEVSKPFTLASENKSQEVKLLTYEVPAFYRYYSVPKVEKGAYLSAYIPSWEMYNLLDAEANVYFENTYIGSTLIDTRSALDTLAISLGVDKSIAVKREKIKDFTQKQLIGTYKEETRSWKITVKNNKNQDIQITVLDQVPISTNEEIKVTVVEQSNALVNPETGEVKWDLTVPAGQFKELILTYKVKFPKNRNLYVE comes from the coding sequence ATGAAACGAATAGCAGGTATTTTAATGTTAGTGCTACAGGTTTTACCTTATACCATTTCAGCACAAAAAGCCGTTGAGGTTAATTCAAATATCACCGATGTGGCTGTTTACCTCGATGCCGCCTCAGTAACCCGTAAGGCACAGGTTAACCTTCCTGAAGGGCGAACAAAAATTAGCTTCACAAGCCTTTCCCCTTACATCGATTTTAAAACAATTATTGTTAAAACCCCCGATGGTGTGTCAATTGAAGGCGTAAACCATTCAAATAACTTTATAGGAAAAAAGGAGAGGAATGAGGAGATTGAGATTCTAAATAAAAAGTTAAAGGAACTCGAGGCACAAAGAAAATCAATAAATACAAGTATAGCTGTAGTTAACGAGGAGATAAGTTTTTTGAATGAAAACAAAACCATTAGCGGTAAAAATGAGGCTGTTCCGGTACAAATACTCAAGGATGCATCAGCTTACTATGGGACGAGGTTAAAGGAGCTACGTTTCAAGAGCCTCGAACTAAATGACCAGCTGAGTGAGGTAGAAATAAAAATTGATGAAGTAAATCGGCAGATTTCAACAATAAGTTCCAAACCTGTACTACCCACTGGTACAATTGATGTATTGCTTGAAACGGAAAGCATTAGGAATGGTGTACCCATTGAGGTAAGCTACCTTGTAAAAAATGCTGGTTGGTTACCCCGTTACGATATAAGGGCAAATGCCCTTAACCAACCGTTAAGTTTGGTTTACAAGGCCAATATTAGGCAGGAAACTTCCGAGAACTGGAAAAACGTAAATCTGAAATTATCCAATGCCGAGCCCAATGTATCGGGTGTGGCCCCAAAACTTAAAACCTATGTGCTGAACTATGGGGTACAACCCCCACGGTACACAAAAACAAATAGCAGGGTAGAGGGGTTTGTTCGCGATCCCGACGGTATGCCAATTCCTGGGGTTACCATAGTTGTTCCTGGAACTACCATTGGAACCGTTACCAATGCCGAAGGTTTTTACACTATCAATATCCCAACCGATTCCAGAACTTTAACCTACAGCTTTGTGGGATATAAAACCCAAACATTACCCGTAAACTCTGGCCGAATTGATGTTACTCTTGAACCCGATGAGGTTAGATTGGAAGAGGTTGTTGTAACTGCTCTTGGTGTATCATATGCGGATACTGAACAACCTGCATACAGAAAGTCGCAACCTAAACCCAAGGTAACCGCAGCTGCTGTAAGCGAAATGGGAGTTATTGAAAAGCCAACCAACGTTGAATTTGAGGTTAGTAAACCATTCACGTTAGCTTCGGAAAATAAGTCGCAGGAGGTAAAATTACTTACCTACGAGGTTCCAGCATTTTACAGGTACTATTCAGTACCCAAAGTTGAAAAGGGTGCATACCTATCGGCATATATACCCAGTTGGGAAATGTATAACCTGCTCGATGCTGAGGCAAACGTTTACTTTGAAAACACCTACATTGGTTCAACGCTTATTGACACGCGCTCAGCGCTTGATACCCTTGCAATATCGTTAGGAGTTGATAAATCTATAGCCGTTAAGCGCGAAAAAATAAAAGATTTTACTCAAAAGCAGCTGATTGGTACCTACAAGGAGGAGACCCGGAGCTGGAAAATAACTGTAAAAAATAATAAGAATCAGGATATACAGATAACAGTGCTCGATCAGGTTCCCATATCGACCAACGAGGAAATTAAAGTAACTGTTGTTGAGCAAAGCAATGCATTGGTTAATCCCGAAACAGGAGAGGTGAAATGGGATTTAACAGTACCGGCAGGGCAGTTTAAGGAACTCATTTTAACCTACAAGGTTAAGTTTCCGAAAAATAGAAACTTGTATGTGGAGTAA
- a CDS encoding PP2C family protein-serine/threonine phosphatase, whose product MEIKALYPEFEEALVNELKQLPVMEIDAGMEIPMHGNVASHIPLGVEGSVRVFARDSEGHEADLYEVKPGVACIVSFTSAMIDTPAITYAKAKQKSKIIPVPKELSNTWFVKYPSWRQYIIGLYQNRLDELIRQNERVVAQKEMIEIQKNQIIQSINYARNIQKAVLPVESQLKEFFADYFILYIPKDIVSGDFYWTYYQNDMVFFAAADATGHGVPGAFMSMLGISLMNEICYNFSGNAADFLNTMRNKTKEALKQTSFDSGPRDGFDLQLCIFHTRQGIVEYAGANNNLLLSRNNQIFEFNADKMPVGVAYKEEKPFTNHSISVQDNDIFYLFSDGYKDQFGGTEQQKFSKKRFYNLLSQISSKPLTEQKEILEKKFHDWKGSNTQVDDVLVMGIKIRAKE is encoded by the coding sequence ATGGAAATAAAAGCCCTTTACCCGGAATTTGAGGAGGCATTGGTTAACGAGCTTAAGCAGTTGCCGGTAATGGAAATTGATGCTGGCATGGAGATACCCATGCACGGGAATGTTGCATCGCATATACCTTTGGGCGTTGAAGGGTCGGTTCGTGTTTTTGCACGCGACAGCGAAGGACATGAAGCCGATTTGTATGAGGTTAAACCGGGAGTAGCCTGTATTGTTTCGTTTACATCGGCTATGATTGATACTCCGGCAATAACCTATGCCAAGGCAAAGCAAAAATCAAAAATAATTCCGGTTCCCAAGGAGTTGTCAAACACATGGTTTGTTAAGTACCCCTCGTGGCGACAATACATAATTGGGCTATACCAGAACCGCCTCGATGAATTAATCAGACAAAATGAAAGGGTTGTAGCCCAAAAGGAAATGATTGAAATTCAAAAAAATCAGATTATCCAGAGCATTAACTATGCCCGAAACATTCAGAAAGCAGTTTTGCCTGTTGAGAGTCAGCTCAAGGAGTTTTTTGCCGATTACTTCATACTTTACATCCCCAAGGATATTGTTTCCGGTGATTTTTACTGGACATACTACCAAAACGACATGGTATTCTTTGCTGCTGCCGATGCTACCGGTCATGGGGTGCCAGGAGCTTTTATGAGTATGTTAGGAATATCGCTAATGAATGAAATCTGCTATAACTTCAGCGGTAACGCTGCAGACTTTTTAAACACCATGCGAAACAAAACCAAGGAGGCACTTAAGCAAACCAGCTTTGACTCTGGCCCCCGCGATGGGTTCGATTTACAGCTTTGTATTTTCCACACCCGTCAAGGCATTGTTGAGTATGCCGGCGCAAACAATAACCTTTTGCTAAGTAGAAATAACCAGATCTTTGAGTTTAATGCCGATAAAATGCCAGTTGGAGTAGCCTACAAGGAAGAGAAACCGTTTACCAATCACTCCATAAGTGTTCAGGATAATGATATATTTTATCTATTTTCCGATGGCTATAAGGATCAATTCGGAGGAACTGAACAGCAAAAGTTTTCCAAGAAAAGGTTTTACAACCTGCTTAGCCAAATAAGCTCAAAACCGCTTACTGAACAGAAAGAAATTCTTGAAAAGAAATTTCACGACTGGAAGGGCAGCAACACACAGGTTGACGATGTTCTGGTTATGGGCATAAAAATCAGGGCTAAGGAATAG
- the nfo gene encoding deoxyribonuclease IV, which translates to MKFIGAHVSAAGGVENAPVNAHIIGATAFALFTKNQRQWEAPPLTQKSIDTFKANREKYGYTPSQILPHDSYLINLGNPDSDALEKSRNAFLDEMVRCQQLGLDRLNFHPGSHLNKISEEESLLLIAESINMALERTQGVTAIIENTSGQGSNLGYTFEQIRFIIDHVNDQSRVGVCIDTCHAFTAGYDISTPEAFAKTFSHFDRVIGFKFLKGIHLNDTKKGLGSRVDRHENIGDGLLGIEPFRLIMTDPRFNGIPIILETPDESRWAEEIKMLMKFANAKE; encoded by the coding sequence ATGAAGTTTATTGGAGCCCATGTAAGTGCGGCAGGTGGGGTTGAGAACGCCCCCGTAAATGCCCATATTATAGGAGCCACAGCGTTTGCACTTTTTACAAAGAACCAACGCCAATGGGAAGCACCGCCACTCACCCAGAAAAGCATTGATACTTTTAAAGCAAACCGTGAGAAGTATGGCTACACACCCTCACAAATTCTACCACACGATAGTTACCTTATTAACCTTGGTAACCCCGATAGCGATGCGCTAGAAAAATCGCGCAATGCATTTCTCGATGAAATGGTGCGTTGCCAGCAGCTTGGCCTCGATAGGCTTAACTTTCATCCGGGTAGCCATTTGAATAAAATTTCAGAAGAGGAGAGCCTTTTGCTCATTGCCGAATCAATTAATATGGCTTTGGAGCGCACACAAGGAGTAACGGCGATAATTGAAAACACGTCGGGGCAGGGAAGTAACCTTGGCTACACCTTTGAGCAAATAAGGTTTATTATCGACCACGTTAACGACCAATCGCGTGTTGGAGTTTGTATTGACACATGCCATGCCTTTACGGCCGGATACGATATATCGACACCCGAAGCTTTTGCCAAAACCTTTAGCCATTTCGATAGGGTGATTGGTTTTAAATTCCTTAAGGGCATTCACCTTAACGACACCAAAAAAGGGCTAGGCAGCCGTGTAGATCGCCATGAGAACATTGGCGATGGCCTTTTGGGAATTGAGCCTTTCCGGCTCATTATGACCGACCCACGCTTTAATGGAATCCCAATTATCCTTGAAACACCCGATGAGTCGCGCTGGGCTGAGGAAATTAAGATGCTAATGAAGTTTGCAAATGCTAAGGAGTAA
- a CDS encoding 6-pyruvoyl trahydropterin synthase family protein — translation MPKIRLTKEFRFEMAHALEGYDGLCRHMHGHSYILAVTVIGEPIDKQGHPKLGMVMDFGDLKRIVNPLIVDRFDHAVAVMANTPTHAKLREAGFNRIEALPFQPTCENMIQYFAEIIKANLPVNVTLHHLKLNETATSYAEWYATDNL, via the coding sequence ATGCCAAAAATCCGTTTAACCAAAGAGTTTCGGTTTGAGATGGCCCATGCCCTTGAGGGCTACGACGGCCTTTGCCGACACATGCACGGTCATTCCTACATACTTGCGGTTACCGTTATTGGTGAGCCTATCGATAAACAAGGGCACCCAAAGCTGGGTATGGTTATGGATTTTGGCGACCTAAAACGCATAGTTAACCCCCTAATTGTTGATAGGTTTGACCATGCTGTGGCCGTAATGGCCAATACACCAACGCATGCAAAGCTTAGGGAGGCCGGTTTCAATCGTATTGAGGCCTTGCCATTCCAACCCACCTGTGAGAATATGATTCAATACTTTGCTGAAATTATAAAGGCTAATCTTCCGGTTAATGTAACACTACATCACCTAAAACTTAACGAGACTGCCACATCGTATGCCGAATGGTATGCAACCGACAACCTGTAA